The following coding sequences lie in one Candidatus Nitrospira allomarina genomic window:
- a CDS encoding DUF1318 domain-containing protein, translated as MGVTVVDERTALENQVLGTYQELNQQVMLVASVRYIDPKGKLKQTQELPPGKKDVVRALQRVSFNKDDLNRYKSLGIIGENNEGGVTLLEPEKVQPDDRAFVENLIKEENEDRLAIMSRIIETNETLTPSELPRVHKMFAALNRDKALKGERIQMDNGTWTQKDATP; from the coding sequence GTGGGTGTCACTGTCGTGGATGAACGCACGGCCTTGGAAAACCAGGTGCTGGGCACGTATCAAGAACTTAATCAGCAAGTTATGCTGGTGGCCTCCGTTCGCTATATCGATCCGAAGGGAAAATTGAAACAGACCCAGGAACTTCCTCCAGGGAAAAAAGACGTTGTGCGTGCCCTCCAACGAGTGTCGTTTAACAAAGATGATCTCAATCGCTATAAATCATTGGGTATTATTGGTGAAAACAATGAAGGTGGTGTCACCCTCCTGGAGCCGGAAAAAGTCCAACCGGACGATCGAGCGTTTGTGGAAAATCTGATTAAAGAAGAGAATGAGGATCGTCTCGCGATCATGAGCCGGATCATTGAGACCAACGAGACCCTGACACCCTCAGAATTACCACGAGTCCACAAAATGTTTGCCGCACTCAACCGGGATAAGGCGCTCAAGGGAGAACGAATCCAAATGGACAATGGGACATGGACTCAAAAAGACGCCACACCCTAA
- a CDS encoding GIY-YIG nuclease family protein, with protein sequence MKQYYVYIMTNQSGTLYTGITNDLIRRIYEHRQGQGGHFTSRYRITRLLYFEETRDIHAALTREKQLKGWTRTKKLELIVTVNPKWEDLSTDWDIS encoded by the coding sequence ATGAAACAGTATTATGTGTACATTATGACAAACCAATCCGGCACACTATATACCGGGATCACCAATGATCTCATCCGTCGAATCTATGAACACAGACAGGGACAAGGCGGTCATTTCACATCAAGATACCGCATCACACGGTTATTGTACTTCGAAGAAACTCGGGATATTCACGCAGCACTCACTCGCGAGAAACAGCTCAAAGGTTGGACGCGTACAAAGAAGTTGGAATTGATTGTCACGGTCAACCCCAAATGGGAAGATCTTTCCACGGATTGGGATATTTCATAG